The sequence below is a genomic window from Barrientosiimonas humi.
GTCACCCGCTGGGACCGCGACGCGTTCGCCGAGGTGGTGAACGTGTCGCTGGTCGGCGCGAGCAACGCGATCGGGGCGGTGCTGCCCGACATGCTGCGCCGCCGCGCGGGCACGATCGTGGGGTTCATCGCGCCGGTGGCCTATCGCGGCTTCCCGGCGCAGGAGGCCTACGGCGCGGCCAAGGCCGGGCTGCGCAACCTGCTCGAGGCGCTGGACGTCGACGCCCGCCCGCACGGCATCCGGGTCACGACCGTCTCGCCGGTGGGGGTGCGCTCGTTCGCCGGGCGCAGCCTGCCCGGCATCCCGCAGACCATCGACCCCGACACCGCGGCCCGTGCGGTCTGCGACGGGCTCGAGCGCGAGCGCGGCGAGATCGCCTTCCCCGGCCGCCTCGCGACCCCGGTCAAGCTCACCCGGCTGGCGCCGCGGGCGTTGTGGCCGGTGCTGGCGCAGCGGATCAGCCGCCGCCCCTGACCCCGGGGCCCGCCCCCGCGCCCGACGTACGCCCACCCCACCCGACCCACGACACCTCACCCGACGCACGAGGGCCACCGACCCAGCGGTGGGTCGGTGGCCCTCGGTGGCCTACGGCTGGATCACATGACCCGGCCGTAGCTGATGTTCGAACCCCACATCTTGTGCACCTGGACCGTCTTGCCGGGGCTCGGCGAGTCGATCACGAGGCCGTTGCCCACGTAGATCATCACGTGGGTCGCGGGGTAGTTGTAGAACACCAGGTCGCCCGGACGGGGGCTCGAGGTGCGGGTCGCGAACGCCTGCTGGGCGCGCGCGGTGCGGGGCAGCTCGATGCCGATCTGGCGGTAGACGTAGCTGGTGAAGCCCGAGCAGTCGAAGCCGCTCGGGGTCGAGCCGCCGTAGACGTACGGCGTGCCGATGTAGCGCTTGGCGATCTCGACGACCTGCGCGCCCTTGGACGAGGCCGGAGCGGTCGGCGCGGGCGCCGGCTCGGTCTTCGGCGCCTCCGGACGCTCGGTGGAGCGGCTCGTCGTGCGGGTCGGAGCCTCGTCGCGGTCGGTCGTGGTGCGCCGCTCGGGGGTGCTGGTCGCGTGCGAGTGCTCGGTGCGCTCGCGCTTCTTGCGCTCGGTGCGCTGCGGCTGGGCCGAGCGCTCGGAGCGGAACTCGCGCTTGGGCTCGCTCTTGGTCTCGCTCTTGCGCGCCTTCTTGACGATGATCAGGTCGTCAGCGAACTCGATGCGGGGCAGCGTGACGCGGCCGTGAGCGATCGCGCCGGACGCGGCGACGGAGCCGACGGGCGGGGCGGCGACGGGAGCAACCGGGGCAGCCGGAGCGGCGACGGGAGCGGCCGGGGCGGCGCCCGGGACGACGGTGCCGACCGCGGTGGCGGCGTCGGCAGGTGCGGCGACCGCAGCCACCAGACCGCCGGAGACGGCCACGGCCGCCGAGACGCGCGCGGTCGAGGAGACGGCGGATGACAGACGGCTGGGAGCGCGGTGACGACCGCGCGGGGTGTGCTGAGACACGGGTGAACCTCTCGGGCGCCTACGAGGTGAGCTGTCGGGTTCGGGTGGGAGGAAATCACCCGGCCAGCGCTGCTGGCTTCACCCCGAGGACGACCGTGGTCGACCAGAAGTGGGTCCCCCGCTCCTGCCTTGCGGATCTCTCACTCCCGGGCGGCTGGCAGGACTCGGCGATGCCACCCAGGGGCCCTCCCTTTGAGAGCCGTGACCACGGTACACACCGGGTTGGGGTATGTCACACGAAGGTCACAAATGCCCGTGACCGGGAACTTCCGCGCGCTGCCGGGCCTCGCGCCAGCCGCGGAAACGGCGTGCGCGGAACGGCATGGGCGCACTCGCGTACGCCCGCACCGGCCGTCCCCGCTCGACCCGGCCCGGTCCGGCTCAGCCCTGGGCCACGAACACGTGCGCCGCCATGTCCTTGGGCAGCGACGCGCCGTCGGCCTCGGGCCGGTCCTTGGCGACCACGAGCACCCGCTCGCCGTCGGTGCGCAGCAGCACGGTGACCCCCGGGCGCACCCCGGCGCCGGTGAGCACCGCGAGCGCGTCGGAGTCGGCCTGGGCCGGCTCGCCGATGCGACGCACCAGCGCCTCGCGCGGCTCGGCGGTGGCGATCTCGGTGAGCGCCACGACCCCGGCGCGGAAGTCCTCGGGCTCCTCGTCGTCACCCAGCTCGTCGAGGCCGGGGATCGGGTTGCCGTACGGCGAGAGCTTGTGCTCCTCCAGCAGGCCCAGGATCTTGCGCTCGACCCGCTCGCTCATGACGTGCTCCCAGCGGCACGCCTCGTCGTGGACGAACTGCAGCTCCAGCCCGATGACGTCGACCAGCAGCCGCTCGGCCAGGCGGTGCTTGCGCATCACCCGGGTCGCGAGCGAGCGCCCCTTCTCGCTGAGCTCGATGTGCCGGTCGCCGGCGAGGGTGAGCAGGCCGTCGCGCTCCATGCGGGCGACCGTCTGGCTGACCGTGGGCCCGGAGTGCCCCAGACGCTCCGCGATGCGCGCGCGCAGCGGCACGATGCCCTCTTCCTCGAGGTCGTAGATCGTGCGGAGGTACATCTCGGTGGTGTCGATCAGGTCGCTCACAGGCACCAGCCTGCCACCTCACCCCGACACCGCGCCGACCAGTGCCAGGTAACCCTCACCCCGCTTGCCAGGTCGGCGCGTCATAATGCGGCTGCCCGACAGCCTCAGCGATCAGGGACCTTCATGACTGACGACGACAGCACCACCACGCGCGACCACGAGCGCGACGACGAGGTGGTCTCCTCCCGGGCGAGCGCCCAGGACCGGCTCGCCAAGGTGCAGCGCCAGCAGCGCCGCAGCTCCCACAAGGGCACGGTCATCGGCGTGGTGGCGGCACTGTTCGTGGTGGCCGCGCTCGGCGGTGGGGCGTTCTGGCTGATCAAGCGTGAGCGCGACGCCCAGCAGGCCGCCGCCGGCAACGTGACGGTCGGTGAGGTGAAGACGTACAACAACCTCTCGCGCGAGCACATCACCAGCGGCTACAACTACCCGCAGACCCCGCCCGTCGGCGGCAACCACAACGCGGTGTGGGCCAACTGCGGGGTGTACGACCGCGAGGTCCCCCCGCAGTACGCCGTCCACTCCCTCGAGCACGGCGCCGTCTGGATCACCTACAAGGACTCGCTGCCCGAGGGCCAGGTCAACCTGCTGCGCGGCAAGGCCGGCCAGCAGCAGGGCTACATGCTCGTGTCGCAGCAGAACGACCAGGCCACGCCGATCGTGCTCACCGCCTGGGGCAAGCAGCTGCACCTCAACAGCGCGAGCGACCCCAAGATCGACACCTTCATCCGCGACTTCCTGCAGGGTCCGCAGACGCCTGAGAAGGGCGCGTCGTGCTCGGGCGGCTACGACCCGAACACCGGCCAGATCGCGGGCGGCATGTGAGTCGGGACGACCTGACCCACGAACCGACCGACCCGACCGTCGACGACCGCAGCGCCGACGCGGACGAGCCCGCCGACGACACCGTCCGGGCCGAGCGCAGCAGCGGACCCGGCCTGCGCCGGGTGCTCCTCGGGGTCGGCGCGCTGCTCGCCGCCGCGCTGCTGTTCGTCGCCGGCTGGTTCGTCGGCCGCCCGTCGTGGCCCGACGACACCAGCGCCGACGCCGGGTTCGCCCGCGACATGCAGGTGCACCACGCGCAGGCGGTCAACATGTCCCTGACCGTGCGCTCGGCCGGCGTGGGCTCCGACGTCCAGACGCTGGCGTACGACATCGCCACCACCCAGGAGAACCAGCGCGGCCAGATGCGTGGCTGGCTGGAGACCTGGGGGCTGCCCGTGGCGCGCAGCGAGGCCCCGATGGCCTGGATGGAGCGCGCGGGTCACGGGCACAGCAACGACGAGCCGATGCTGATGCCCGACGGGCGGATGCCCGGCATGGCCAGCAAGGCCCAGCTGGACCGGCTGAGCTCGCTGCGCGGCGACCCCGCC
It includes:
- a CDS encoding SDR family NAD(P)-dependent oxidoreductase; the protein is MDLQHQVVWVVGASTGIGAALARELQARGAKVAITARSEQRLQEVSGGAMLSLAADVTDPAALDRVAERITAELGPVDILLMTAADPRPMDVTRWDRDAFAEVVNVSLVGASNAIGAVLPDMLRRRAGTIVGFIAPVAYRGFPAQEAYGAAKAGLRNLLEALDVDARPHGIRVTTVSPVGVRSFAGRSLPGIPQTIDPDTAARAVCDGLERERGEIAFPGRLATPVKLTRLAPRALWPVLAQRISRRP
- a CDS encoding DUF3105 domain-containing protein; this encodes MTDDDSTTTRDHERDDEVVSSRASAQDRLAKVQRQQRRSSHKGTVIGVVAALFVVAALGGGAFWLIKRERDAQQAAAGNVTVGEVKTYNNLSREHITSGYNYPQTPPVGGNHNAVWANCGVYDREVPPQYAVHSLEHGAVWITYKDSLPEGQVNLLRGKAGQQQGYMLVSQQNDQATPIVLTAWGKQLHLNSASDPKIDTFIRDFLQGPQTPEKGASCSGGYDPNTGQIAGGM
- a CDS encoding DUF305 domain-containing protein; translation: MSRDDLTHEPTDPTVDDRSADADEPADDTVRAERSSGPGLRRVLLGVGALLAAALLFVAGWFVGRPSWPDDTSADAGFARDMQVHHAQAVNMSLTVRSAGVGSDVQTLAYDIATTQENQRGQMRGWLETWGLPVARSEAPMAWMERAGHGHSNDEPMLMPDGRMPGMASKAQLDRLSSLRGDPAEVLFLQLMITHHRSGVTMAQACVSSCQQPDVVALARTMVEGQQSEIRLMTGMLRERDAPVPSA
- a CDS encoding metal-dependent transcriptional regulator translates to MSDLIDTTEMYLRTIYDLEEEGIVPLRARIAERLGHSGPTVSQTVARMERDGLLTLAGDRHIELSEKGRSLATRVMRKHRLAERLLVDVIGLELQFVHDEACRWEHVMSERVERKILGLLEEHKLSPYGNPIPGLDELGDDEEPEDFRAGVVALTEIATAEPREALVRRIGEPAQADSDALAVLTGAGVRPGVTVLLRTDGERVLVVAKDRPEADGASLPKDMAAHVFVAQG
- a CDS encoding C40 family peptidase, with amino-acid sequence MSQHTPRGRHRAPSRLSSAVSSTARVSAAVAVSGGLVAAVAAPADAATAVGTVVPGAAPAAPVAAPAAPVAPVAAPPVGSVAASGAIAHGRVTLPRIEFADDLIIVKKARKSETKSEPKREFRSERSAQPQRTERKKRERTEHSHATSTPERRTTTDRDEAPTRTTSRSTERPEAPKTEPAPAPTAPASSKGAQVVEIAKRYIGTPYVYGGSTPSGFDCSGFTSYVYRQIGIELPRTARAQQAFATRTSSPRPGDLVFYNYPATHVMIYVGNGLVIDSPSPGKTVQVHKMWGSNISYGRVM